From Methanosarcina lacustris Z-7289, one genomic window encodes:
- a CDS encoding ISH3 family transposase: MNQKNDSIESLATASLMTVASELFSNHHIITLPKGAKYTFQTIIMTLLHAATSVNNSLESASNDLKLKSFLTKIPSADTIFNYINCNNVEYILSSFRAMNRDIFKSMNIKGKVHDIAIDFHNIPFYGDENTPLISGIKPKNGSAWGYSYCTLDIIGDVKLTLDVIAINGFNKNYFDLITFLFERLEKMQIKVGTVYLDKEFCNDDTISALTKLNINFVIAAKRNPKIMGILDNFKKENGPASTVFEYNFNKNGTYFNLVATHDEEKGYILFATNKDVKSIEIFEKSIPEEYRKRWNIETGYRVKNNFKIRTCTKSPVARTLFFVIQCTLHNILNMLKSVLEITAYELKSLINEDIIKVIRYGLKSLYIIPFKLFLNYLNMYNKTRKRDLRNQLLRI, translated from the coding sequence ATGAATCAAAAAAACGATTCCATTGAGTCCTTAGCTACAGCCAGTTTGATGACTGTGGCATCTGAACTGTTTAGCAATCATCATATAATTACTTTACCAAAGGGTGCAAAATACACTTTCCAAACTATTATTATGACATTACTACATGCTGCAACATCTGTTAATAACTCACTTGAATCTGCAAGCAATGATCTTAAGCTTAAAAGTTTTCTCACAAAAATTCCGTCAGCCGATACTATTTTTAATTACATAAATTGCAATAATGTTGAATATATACTTTCTTCATTTAGAGCCATGAATCGGGATATATTCAAAAGTATGAATATAAAAGGTAAAGTTCATGACATAGCAATTGATTTTCATAACATTCCCTTTTATGGTGATGAAAACACTCCCTTGATATCTGGTATAAAACCTAAAAATGGAAGCGCTTGGGGCTATTCATATTGTACGTTGGACATCATTGGGGATGTTAAACTTACACTTGATGTAATTGCAATTAATGGTTTTAATAAGAATTATTTTGATCTTATTACATTTTTGTTTGAACGGCTTGAAAAAATGCAGATAAAAGTTGGTACAGTATATTTAGATAAGGAATTTTGTAATGATGATACAATTTCTGCTTTGACCAAACTAAATATAAACTTTGTAATTGCAGCTAAACGCAATCCAAAAATAATGGGCATACTTGATAATTTTAAAAAAGAAAATGGACCTGCATCAACTGTTTTTGAATATAATTTCAATAAAAATGGAACATATTTCAATCTCGTTGCAACACATGATGAAGAAAAAGGATACATCCTATTTGCCACAAACAAGGATGTAAAATCGATTGAAATATTTGAAAAGTCAATTCCTGAAGAGTACAGAAAAAGATGGAACATTGAGACCGGATATAGAGTAAAAAACAATTTCAAGATACGAACATGTACAAAATCACCTGTAGCAAGAACGTTATTCTTTGTTATTCAATGTACATTGCATAACATTTTGAATATGTTGAAATCCGTTTTGGAAATTACGGCATATGAACTAAAATCTTTGATCAACGAAGATATAATCAAGGTTATAAGATACGGATTGAAATCACTTTACATAATTCCGTTTAAATTGTTTTTGAATTATTTGAACATGTATAATAAAACAAGAAAAAGGGATTTACGCAATCAGTTACTAAGAATATAA
- a CDS encoding DUF7839 domain-containing protein has protein sequence MIKILQTKSGVTKFQVLIEVAAHQPNVRQKEIAAKIGITPQAVSEYIKELVNDGLIITEGRVRYRITKEGVEWVLENATEMKRYARFVMEDIISHVSTWTAITKEEVKEGKQVYLKMDHGLLYVSSTEKTGASGTVISDAAMGDEVGVTSLKGLIDLENATITVCKVPRVERGGSRKVDLERLKTLANSKPYIAAIGVESLIALRKIGISPNVMFGTNESVIEAAYHGLSSLVVSVDEQVAALLNRLETENLEYELVDLTTE, from the coding sequence ATGATTAAGATACTCCAGACAAAGAGTGGAGTTACCAAATTTCAGGTCCTTATTGAAGTTGCAGCCCATCAGCCCAATGTCAGGCAAAAGGAGATTGCCGCAAAGATAGGAATAACCCCACAGGCGGTTTCCGAATACATCAAGGAGCTTGTAAATGATGGGCTTATTATAACAGAGGGCCGCGTCAGGTACAGGATAACAAAAGAAGGCGTAGAATGGGTCCTTGAAAACGCCACTGAAATGAAGCGGTACGCCCGCTTTGTCATGGAGGACATAATCAGCCATGTCTCGACCTGGACAGCCATCACAAAAGAAGAAGTCAAAGAAGGCAAGCAGGTTTACCTGAAAATGGATCACGGGCTCCTCTATGTAAGCAGCACGGAAAAGACAGGCGCATCAGGCACTGTCATATCCGATGCCGCTATGGGGGACGAGGTGGGAGTAACCAGCCTCAAGGGGCTTATAGACCTGGAAAATGCAACCATTACGGTCTGCAAGGTTCCCAGGGTTGAGCGCGGAGGGTCAAGAAAAGTGGACCTCGAGCGTTTGAAGACGCTGGCAAACTCAAAACCATATATAGCAGCAATCGGTGTGGAGTCGTTAATTGCTCTTCGTAAGATCGGCATAAGCCCTAATGTCATGTTCGGGACAAACGAATCCGTTATTGAGGCTGCATACCATGGACTTTCATCCCTGGTGGTTTCAGTGGATGAACAGGTCGCTGCTCTCCTGAACAGGTTAGAAACCGAGAACCTTGAGTACGAACTCGTTGACCTGACAACCGAGTAA
- a CDS encoding PGF-pre-PGF domain-containing protein produces the protein MTIKDKYLRILSCLVILVLGMSLVPVASASDIPSIPNVFEGKLITEGADVPAGTIISAYIDSQLAGSNSIDEAGKYKIGVSGTEEDHGKKIVFKLGLVESEPVSVTYQHGAAPVELDLTFKLPTTVITSGGSGGRAVGSPEPQSNVEAKELSLAVVTKGTKVRFDFPNGVTCIRYVEFDARKTLGRITTIAEMLKGQSKLVSSLPEGTVYKNVNIWVGSGGIANSDNLENAVIGFRVNKTWLEENDVDTDSLSLWYYNDSWSKLNTMKIDEENDTYLYFEARTQGFGSFVIVAAGEEEEAGSIDVEPVPTETSGDDVESEPEKSASSTPGFELTAVLGTVGAAYGVLRRKF, from the coding sequence GTGACCATCAAGGACAAATACTTAAGAATTTTATCGTGCCTGGTTATTCTGGTACTGGGCATGTCCCTTGTTCCGGTTGCATCTGCCAGCGATATTCCTTCGATTCCCAACGTGTTTGAAGGAAAGCTGATTACAGAAGGTGCAGATGTACCCGCAGGAACTATAATTTCGGCTTATATAGATTCTCAGCTTGCTGGTAGTAATTCTATCGATGAAGCAGGAAAATACAAAATTGGTGTTTCGGGTACCGAGGAAGATCACGGAAAAAAGATTGTCTTCAAACTGGGCCTCGTTGAATCAGAACCTGTTTCCGTAACCTACCAGCACGGCGCTGCGCCGGTGGAACTCGATCTTACTTTCAAACTACCCACCACGGTCATAACTTCCGGAGGTTCAGGTGGCAGAGCAGTAGGTTCCCCCGAGCCTCAGAGCAATGTTGAAGCTAAAGAGCTTTCCCTGGCAGTCGTCACCAAGGGTACAAAAGTAAGGTTTGATTTTCCAAATGGTGTAACCTGCATAAGGTATGTGGAGTTTGACGCCAGGAAAACTCTTGGGAGAATCACTACTATTGCCGAAATGCTGAAAGGCCAATCAAAGCTGGTTTCAAGCCTGCCTGAAGGCACGGTTTATAAAAACGTGAACATCTGGGTGGGTTCCGGAGGAATCGCAAATTCTGACAATCTCGAAAACGCAGTCATTGGTTTCAGAGTCAACAAGACCTGGCTAGAAGAAAACGATGTTGATACGGATTCGTTAAGCCTCTGGTACTATAACGATTCATGGAGCAAACTTAATACCATGAAAATAGATGAGGAAAACGACACTTACCTCTACTTCGAAGCCAGGACCCAAGGGTTCGGATCCTTTGTAATTGTTGCAGCCGGTGAAGAAGAAGAAGCTGGTTCGATAGATGTCGAGCCTGTACCGACTGAAACCTCGGGAGATGATGTGGAATCAGAACCTGAAAAATCTGCAAGCTCTACGCCTGGTTTTGAATTAACAGCTGTCCTGGGAACAGTTGGAGCCGCATACGGCGTCCTGAGACGAAAGTTCTAA
- a CDS encoding helix-turn-helix domain-containing protein, which yields MLRGNRYRIYPNKEQKAHMEKHFGSCRFVYNKLLEIKSLMYKKFRISLSEFDLNNYLLVLK from the coding sequence ATGCTTCGAGGTAACAGATACCGAATTTACCCTAATAAGGAGCAAAAAGCTCATATGGAAAAACACTTCGGTAGCTGTCGTTTTGTCTATAATAAACTCCTTGAAATCAAATCGTTAATGTATAAAAAATTCAGAATAAGTCTCTCGGAGTTTGACCTTAATAATTACCTCTTAGTTTTGAAATAA
- a CDS encoding pyruvoyl-dependent arginine decarboxylase yields MIAKLIPRKVFFTSGVGTHPEQLESFEVSLRDAGIEKYNLVTVSSILPPKCEIVTKEEGLKELSPGEIVFCVMSRIYSNDPGKTLSTSVGCALPRDISKHGYISEYHAYEENAQDVGEHAEKLAGSMYSTWTNEAPLKTFSIPRSSPVNESGDWMTVISAAVFII; encoded by the coding sequence ATGATCGCAAAGTTAATTCCGAGAAAAGTATTTTTTACAAGTGGAGTTGGCACACACCCCGAACAACTTGAATCATTTGAGGTTTCACTCAGGGACGCAGGCATTGAAAAATATAACCTTGTGACTGTAAGTTCGATCCTGCCTCCAAAATGTGAAATTGTGACAAAGGAAGAAGGTTTGAAAGAACTGAGCCCTGGAGAGATAGTTTTCTGCGTGATGTCCAGAATTTATTCCAATGATCCAGGAAAAACGTTGAGTACTTCCGTCGGATGCGCACTTCCCAGGGATATTAGCAAGCACGGCTATATTTCCGAGTATCATGCTTACGAAGAAAACGCACAGGATGTAGGGGAACATGCCGAAAAACTTGCAGGAAGCATGTACAGCACCTGGACAAATGAGGCACCTCTCAAAACCTTCAGCATCCCAAGGTCATCTCCTGTAAACGAAAGCGGGGACTGGATGACTGTAATATCCGCAGCAGTTTTTATTATATAA
- a CDS encoding cation:proton antiporter domain-containing protein produces the protein MLDPILLLGLVVAVLIMSLVAQALSCYFRIPFIIFLLIEGIIVGPEVLNLLDPALYSEGLSAIVAISISVIVFDGGLHIDLKHIRMVQDSVLKLTTIGVFVTFLGTTVLTNLLIGIPIELAALFGALVTATGPTVITPILRNIHISHRLGKILELEGVLNDAASVILAAMVFEWVAAELSGIDAVIFILYRLGIGIVLGSLSGFALRWFYTRGTAISNRTARLVSLTAVFACFVLSEYLGNESGILAVAVFGIILGTSEFPYKDTIKEFKSDIVIVMLSLIFILLAAMLKFEDIQRIGVSGIVLVLLLIFLIRPVAVFVSMWNSQISRNEKLFISFVGPRGVVPTSVATYFAIKLDSMGIPGGQTLVGLVFLTVIITVFMSGSLSKKVAEMLEVIPMEILIIGGGKVGRILAERFDKRGENVVVVDISEANCKKCMELGIRIVQGDGGDVNILKKAGIENAKYVVATTNQDNTNLLFCQIAKASFGFRGDQLVARVNEIENLQAFWNLGIRAMSPATTTAVVLDNMIGRPHLFSMCEVGGEGDMMEIKVTNPRVIGKAIKDIQFPEKSLLIMVQRGNESIIASGSLVLEYEDIVTVIGEGDAAKQTADILFK, from the coding sequence ATGCTTGATCCGATACTTCTACTTGGGCTGGTAGTTGCCGTACTTATCATGTCCCTTGTTGCGCAGGCACTCAGTTGCTATTTCCGAATTCCGTTTATCATTTTCCTGTTGATAGAAGGAATCATTGTAGGGCCTGAGGTCCTTAACCTGTTGGACCCTGCTCTCTATAGCGAGGGGCTAAGCGCTATCGTGGCAATCTCTATATCCGTGATTGTTTTTGATGGCGGGCTTCACATTGACCTGAAGCATATAAGGATGGTTCAGGATAGTGTTCTGAAGCTGACAACAATAGGGGTCTTTGTGACCTTCCTGGGGACCACGGTTCTGACCAACCTCCTGATAGGGATCCCTATTGAACTCGCTGCTCTTTTCGGAGCCCTTGTCACGGCAACAGGTCCGACAGTGATCACTCCCATTTTAAGGAATATACATATTAGCCATAGGCTTGGCAAGATCCTGGAACTTGAAGGGGTCCTGAATGACGCTGCCAGTGTGATCCTTGCAGCCATGGTTTTTGAATGGGTCGCAGCAGAACTTTCCGGGATTGATGCTGTGATTTTTATCCTTTACAGATTGGGGATCGGAATTGTACTGGGGTCTTTGAGCGGGTTTGCTCTTCGCTGGTTCTACACTCGGGGGACGGCGATCAGCAATCGGACCGCAAGGCTGGTTTCCCTTACTGCAGTATTTGCCTGCTTCGTCCTTTCAGAATACCTGGGCAACGAGTCCGGGATTCTGGCGGTAGCCGTCTTCGGGATCATCCTTGGGACTTCGGAATTCCCTTACAAAGATACTATCAAGGAATTCAAGAGCGACATTGTGATTGTGATGCTCTCCCTGATTTTCATCCTGCTTGCGGCAATGCTTAAATTCGAAGATATCCAGAGAATAGGGGTAAGTGGGATAGTCCTTGTACTGCTTCTCATATTCCTTATCCGCCCGGTGGCGGTCTTTGTTTCGATGTGGAACTCGCAGATCAGCAGGAATGAGAAACTTTTCATTTCCTTTGTTGGGCCCAGGGGCGTTGTGCCGACGTCGGTTGCGACCTATTTTGCAATCAAGCTCGATTCGATGGGCATTCCGGGAGGGCAGACCCTTGTGGGACTTGTCTTCCTTACTGTTATCATCACGGTCTTCATGAGTGGCAGCCTGTCAAAAAAAGTGGCAGAGATGCTGGAGGTAATTCCTATGGAAATTCTTATTATTGGTGGAGGAAAGGTAGGCAGGATTCTTGCTGAACGTTTTGACAAAAGAGGGGAAAATGTAGTTGTTGTGGACATTTCCGAGGCCAACTGCAAGAAATGCATGGAACTCGGGATCCGGATTGTTCAGGGGGATGGAGGGGATGTAAATATCCTGAAAAAGGCAGGAATAGAGAATGCCAAATATGTGGTTGCAACAACCAATCAGGATAACACGAACCTTCTCTTCTGCCAGATTGCTAAAGCGTCTTTCGGGTTCAGGGGGGATCAGCTGGTAGCCAGGGTAAACGAGATCGAAAACCTCCAGGCTTTCTGGAATCTGGGCATCCGTGCCATGAGCCCGGCCACGACCACTGCAGTGGTGCTTGACAACATGATCGGAAGGCCTCATCTTTTCTCCATGTGTGAGGTGGGGGGTGAAGGGGACATGATGGAAATCAAGGTCACTAACCCCAGGGTAATCGGGAAAGCCATTAAGGATATCCAGTTCCCTGAAAAAAGCCTCTTGATTATGGTTCAGCGTGGAAATGAATCTATTATCGCCAGTGGGAGTCTTGTGCTCGAATATGAAGATATCGTAACCGTTATTGGGGAAGGAGACGCAGCCAAGCAGACTGCGGATATACTTTTCAAATAA
- a CDS encoding RPA family protein: protein MAGFFREVSRRVFSQELRDSNLTSRDESDQYAPQYLLTPTGAKVNRIFIVGTLIEKEDIGTDSEYWRGRVSDPTGSFLVYAGQYQPEAAQFLEECELPAFVAVIGKTSTYTTDDGNVLTSIRPESIQQVDELTRNLWVLDTAKQTLERIRAVEAQEDPNSKLAKEHYSTDTEIYREMVKKALESLKDNA, encoded by the coding sequence ATGGCCGGCTTCTTTAGAGAAGTATCTCGCAGGGTTTTTTCCCAGGAACTGAGAGACTCAAATCTCACATCCAGGGACGAAAGTGACCAGTACGCTCCTCAGTATCTCCTTACTCCAACAGGGGCGAAGGTGAACCGTATCTTCATTGTTGGGACTCTTATCGAAAAGGAGGATATTGGTACTGACTCCGAATACTGGAGAGGCAGGGTTTCCGACCCAACAGGCTCCTTCCTGGTCTATGCAGGGCAGTACCAGCCCGAAGCCGCTCAGTTCCTTGAAGAGTGCGAACTGCCGGCTTTCGTAGCGGTAATCGGCAAAACCAGTACCTATACCACAGACGATGGAAATGTCCTGACCTCTATCCGTCCGGAATCTATCCAGCAGGTAGATGAGTTGACCCGAAATCTGTGGGTACTCGATACTGCAAAGCAGACTCTTGAGAGGATAAGGGCAGTTGAGGCACAGGAAGATCCTAACTCAAAGCTTGCAAAGGAGCACTATTCCACTGATACCGAGATTTACCGTGAAATGGTTAAAAAAGCCCTTGAGTCCCTTAAAGACAATGCCTGA
- a CDS encoding metallophosphoesterase, whose protein sequence is MKLIALSDTHLKTGEIPPQLQSILKDCDLIVHAGDFSTLETYKAFNASGKLKAVYGNDDTLELRQLLPERLKFEVEGVKIGVIHEGGLSIMDTTAQGYLAKEMGVDVLIFGHIHRPLIEKKEVMLVCPGSPTKPRMSNPSVVELIIEKGSIKGRILTLEGDSCGYIKFQDALKKQKSEEK, encoded by the coding sequence ATGAAGCTGATCGCACTTTCCGATACCCACCTTAAGACAGGGGAAATCCCCCCGCAACTGCAAAGCATTCTCAAAGACTGTGACCTGATTGTCCATGCAGGAGACTTCAGTACTTTAGAAACTTATAAGGCATTCAATGCCAGCGGCAAGCTGAAAGCCGTTTATGGAAATGATGACACCTTAGAACTCCGGCAGCTCCTCCCCGAAAGACTTAAATTTGAAGTTGAAGGGGTCAAAATAGGAGTGATACATGAGGGAGGACTTTCAATAATGGACACGACTGCCCAGGGTTATCTCGCAAAAGAAATGGGAGTAGATGTCCTGATTTTCGGGCACATTCACCGCCCTTTGATTGAAAAGAAAGAGGTTATGCTTGTCTGTCCGGGTTCTCCGACAAAACCCAGGATGTCAAATCCAAGTGTTGTGGAACTGATAATTGAAAAAGGAAGTATTAAAGGCAGGATACTTACCCTTGAAGGAGATAGCTGTGGCTATATCAAGTTCCAAGATGCTCTGAAAAAACAAAAATCGGAAGAGAAATAA
- a CDS encoding RNA-guided endonuclease TnpB family protein — protein MDLGILKRKRKKITIFPFRFLNTVEHCSLDTSISKVLLPKFSWIKVKMHREISKGSLKTITISRTPTGKYYISFLTNDGDKLPEKQEFSHATLIGIDVGVTTFATLSTGEKIDNPKFLKNSLERLKCLQRRVSKKVKGSRNRRKAVYKLTKIHEKISNQRHDFQHKVSNRLISENQAIAVETLNIKGLKKNHKLAQVISDSAWYSFVLKLTYKAEWVGKTILKIGMFEPSSKTCNVCGYKLKELSLDIREWQCPDCKNTHDRDINAAINIKKIAVGTTV, from the coding sequence TTGGATTTGGGTATCCTCAAAAGAAAAAGAAAAAAGATCACCATTTTTCCTTTTAGATTCCTCAACACTGTAGAACACTGTAGTCTTGATACATCTATTTCCAAAGTTTTGTTGCCTAAGTTTAGTTGGATTAAGGTTAAGATGCATAGGGAAATTAGCAAAGGAAGTTTGAAAACTATAACTATATCCAGAACACCAACAGGAAAATACTACATAAGTTTTCTAACAAATGATGGAGACAAACTTCCCGAAAAACAAGAATTTTCTCATGCTACCTTGATTGGAATAGATGTAGGAGTTACGACTTTCGCTACTCTTTCTACCGGAGAAAAAATTGATAACCCAAAATTCCTGAAAAACTCTCTTGAAAGATTGAAATGTTTGCAAAGAAGAGTTTCTAAGAAAGTTAAAGGTTCAAGAAACCGGAGAAAGGCAGTCTATAAACTTACGAAAATCCACGAAAAAATAAGTAATCAAAGGCATGATTTCCAGCATAAAGTTTCAAATCGGTTAATCAGCGAAAACCAGGCAATAGCCGTTGAAACTCTCAATATTAAAGGATTAAAGAAAAACCACAAATTAGCTCAGGTTATCAGTGATTCAGCATGGTATTCTTTCGTACTGAAATTAACGTACAAAGCTGAATGGGTAGGAAAAACTATACTGAAAATAGGCATGTTTGAACCTTCCTCTAAAACCTGTAATGTTTGTGGTTATAAACTTAAAGAATTAAGTTTAGATATTAGAGAGTGGCAATGTCCTGATTGCAAAAATACACATGATAGAGACATTAATGCCGCTATCAATATTAAGAAAATTGCTGTAGGGACTACAGTTTGA
- a CDS encoding replication protein A, translating to MKQTAESIRDRFMKLGIDVPVEDIESRLDELITKFKVPSNEAQRSVTNYLLKKYSIPKNEFYVRQAEPQLTKIADITENGQWANLKAKVVQLWENTHESISQVGLLGDETGIIKFTIWKNTELPPLEQGESYLLRSVVVGEYNERFQVQVNKNSSIEKLSEPVEVGGGDFIPSAREAELQNIVDLVGNQWATVRGKVVQLWENSHESIEQAGLIGDETGVIKFTNWASSELPDMEEGKSYMLKNIVVNEWNGKVQVQLNRSSSIETLDEDIEVGTSAFTYFGAMIDIQTGSGLIKRCPECKRALVKGACAEHGKVKGEYDLRIKAVLDSGTSTQDALINRELTEELAGISLESAIAMAADALDPGVVLDNLKHELVGRYYTISGHRLDRYILVDSIIPRTFLDRQLLDEVLAELEVE from the coding sequence ATGAAACAGACTGCAGAATCCATTAGAGACCGGTTTATGAAACTTGGCATCGATGTGCCTGTTGAGGACATCGAAAGCAGACTCGACGAGTTGATTACAAAGTTCAAAGTGCCTTCAAACGAGGCGCAACGCAGCGTAACAAACTATCTTTTGAAGAAATATTCCATTCCTAAAAATGAGTTTTATGTCAGGCAGGCTGAACCCCAGCTCACCAAAATTGCGGATATTACGGAGAATGGGCAGTGGGCAAACCTTAAGGCAAAGGTTGTTCAGCTCTGGGAAAATACTCATGAATCCATATCTCAGGTTGGACTCCTTGGAGATGAGACTGGAATCATAAAGTTTACCATCTGGAAAAATACCGAACTTCCTCCCCTTGAGCAGGGAGAGAGCTACCTTCTCCGGAGTGTCGTTGTTGGGGAATACAACGAAAGGTTTCAGGTCCAGGTTAACAAAAACAGTTCAATAGAGAAGCTCTCCGAGCCTGTTGAAGTAGGAGGCGGCGATTTCATTCCTTCAGCAAGAGAGGCCGAACTCCAGAACATTGTTGACCTTGTGGGAAACCAGTGGGCTACAGTAAGAGGAAAAGTGGTCCAGCTCTGGGAAAATTCCCATGAGTCGATAGAACAGGCAGGACTTATAGGAGATGAAACCGGTGTTATTAAATTCACTAACTGGGCAAGCTCCGAACTTCCTGATATGGAAGAAGGCAAAAGTTACATGCTGAAAAATATTGTTGTTAACGAATGGAACGGCAAGGTCCAGGTCCAGCTTAACAGGTCAAGCTCCATAGAAACACTTGATGAAGATATCGAAGTGGGAACTTCTGCCTTTACATATTTCGGGGCAATGATTGATATTCAGACAGGCTCCGGACTTATAAAGCGGTGCCCTGAGTGCAAACGGGCCCTGGTTAAAGGAGCCTGCGCAGAGCACGGGAAGGTCAAAGGAGAATATGACCTCCGGATAAAGGCAGTCCTTGACTCAGGGACTTCCACCCAGGACGCCCTGATTAACCGGGAGCTTACCGAAGAGCTTGCCGGGATTTCTCTTGAAAGCGCCATTGCAATGGCTGCAGATGCTCTTGATCCCGGAGTTGTACTGGATAATTTGAAACACGAGCTTGTCGGCAGGTATTATACTATTAGCGGACACAGGCTTGACCGTTATATCCTTGTGGATTCCATTATTCCAAGGACTTTCCTGGACAGGCAACTCCTTGATGAAGTGCTTGCTGAACTGGAGGTGGAGTAA
- a CDS encoding deoxyhypusine synthase has translation MHHNVFTNNPTVPIDVKDRSISELMDGMLKTGFQGRKLAESVQAWHNMLKEEKTTVLMGLSGAMVPAGMRRVLSYLIQERMIDCLVSTGANLFHDCHEALGRKHYVGSHLANDENLFEHGVDRIYDVFAVEEEFRTADNLIADFAEEIGEITCSSREFMYLLGKELVKRGAAEDSIVVSAYRHNVPIFVPALSDSSIGIGLTIARRRGLKLEIDQIKDVDEITQIVEKSERTGVVYVGGGVPKNFIQQTEVIASILGMDIGGHDYAIQYTSDSPHWGGLSGCTFDEAVSWGKIAPQAKKVQVFVDATIALPIVIHALHEKTRDMKRVVPVFNWNEPEGLDIVYSE, from the coding sequence ATGCATCACAATGTATTTACAAATAACCCAACCGTTCCAATTGATGTGAAAGACAGGTCCATAAGTGAATTAATGGACGGAATGCTCAAGACCGGCTTTCAGGGCAGGAAGCTGGCTGAGTCAGTCCAGGCCTGGCATAACATGCTCAAAGAAGAAAAAACAACAGTGCTTATGGGCTTATCCGGAGCCATGGTCCCTGCCGGCATGCGTAGAGTTCTTTCCTATCTGATACAGGAGAGAATGATAGATTGCCTTGTAAGCACCGGGGCAAACCTGTTCCATGACTGCCACGAAGCCCTTGGCAGGAAGCACTATGTAGGCTCACATCTGGCTAATGATGAAAACCTCTTTGAACACGGTGTGGACAGGATTTATGACGTCTTTGCAGTAGAAGAAGAATTCAGGACCGCAGACAACCTGATTGCAGATTTTGCAGAGGAGATCGGAGAAATTACCTGTTCCTCAAGGGAGTTCATGTACCTTCTTGGAAAGGAGCTTGTAAAGAGAGGAGCTGCTGAAGACTCGATAGTTGTAAGCGCATACAGGCACAATGTCCCTATTTTTGTACCTGCGCTGTCGGACAGTTCCATAGGGATAGGGCTTACCATTGCAAGGAGAAGAGGACTGAAACTTGAAATTGACCAGATAAAAGACGTTGACGAGATCACACAGATTGTGGAAAAATCAGAACGGACAGGCGTTGTCTATGTAGGAGGCGGGGTCCCGAAGAATTTCATCCAGCAGACCGAGGTAATAGCTTCGATTCTTGGAATGGATATTGGTGGGCATGACTATGCAATCCAGTATACTTCCGATTCTCCTCACTGGGGAGGACTCTCAGGATGCACTTTTGACGAAGCAGTTTCATGGGGAAAGATCGCACCTCAGGCAAAAAAAGTACAGGTTTTTGTGGATGCTACTATCGCCCTTCCAATTGTTATCCATGCCCTGCATGAAAAAACACGTGATATGAAGCGTGTGGTTCCTGTTTTTAACTGGAATGAGCCCGAAGGGCTTGATATCGTTTATAGCGAATGA
- a CDS encoding ArsR family transcriptional regulator, translating to MGKRTRIINDPSYLVPLLRTFGSRTHKRIFDALSNKWMTRTEIDEFIGSDSSKNLHILKKAGLLESQWRVPESGQKPSKEYHSSYSKVQVNFQCSFEDLSDIIMLTFKPYEEVKDAMDELERLVEEGNTSMSNLTRTLNRNPFYICAVARRSERLSVMGQRLKIIEDVEENYD from the coding sequence ATGGGCAAACGAACTCGAATAATTAACGATCCTTCCTATTTAGTACCATTACTCAGGACTTTTGGATCCAGAACCCATAAAAGAATATTCGATGCACTTTCGAATAAATGGATGACCAGAACCGAAATAGACGAGTTCATAGGCTCGGACTCATCAAAAAACCTTCATATCCTGAAAAAGGCAGGGCTCCTTGAAAGCCAGTGGAGAGTCCCTGAATCTGGACAAAAACCCTCTAAAGAATACCACAGTTCTTATTCAAAGGTTCAGGTGAACTTTCAGTGCTCCTTTGAAGACCTCAGTGATATCATTATGCTTACCTTCAAGCCGTATGAAGAGGTGAAGGATGCCATGGATGAACTGGAAAGACTGGTCGAAGAGGGCAACACCTCAATGAGCAACCTTACCCGGACTCTTAACAGGAACCCATTTTACATCTGCGCTGTTGCCCGCAGGTCTGAAAGACTTTCAGTAATGGGACAGAGGTTAAAAATAATTGAAGATGTTGAGGAGAATTACGATTGA